Below is a genomic region from Phycobacter azelaicus.
GTCCACGTCCTGCAGCCCCTCGCGCATGTCGTCATAGATCTCGGCGCCGAATTCAGCGAAATGGCCTGGCACCAATGTGGGCGGGCCGATCAGGCGAATGCGGTTTTCCATCTTTCCCAAAAGGATCAGGTTCGAGCGCGCCACGCGGGAATGGGCGATGTCGCCGCAGATCGCGATGTTCAGCCGGTGCAGCCGCCCTGTGGCGCGCCGGATGGTCAGCGCATCCAAAAGCGCCTGCGTCGGGTGCTCGTGCCGCCCGTCGCCCGCGTTCAGAACCGCGCAGTTCACCTTTTGCGCCAGAAGATCCACCGCGCCCGAATGAGGGTGACGCACCACCAGCAGATCGGGATGCATCGCGTTCAGGGTCATCGCCGTGTCGATCAGCGTCTCGCCCTTTTTGATGCTGGAGGCCTGCATCGCCATATTCATCACATCCGCGCCCAGGCGCTTGCCGGCCAGCTCGAAGCTGGCTTGTGTGCGGGTGGAGTTTTCAAAGAACATGTTGATCTGGGTAAGACCCGCCAGCACGTCCGAATGCTTTTCCGGGCGCCGGTTCAGGTCCACGTAAGTGTCGGCCAGATCCAGGATCTCGGTGATCTCATGGGGTTTCAGGTGCTCGATCCCCAACAGGTGACGGGCTGCAAAGCTGGGTCCGGTGGGGGCTGGGGAAGCATGGGACATGAGACGGGCTCCGCGCTGTTTGCGCGCCCTTATAGGCGGGGCAGCGGGGCCGGGCAAGGCGCTGTGGTGTCGCTGTCTGGGGAGTGGAGTGATACCTCTTGTCCCGCTGCGCAAGTCTGTGGTTCCGCTTGGCGCGTGGGCAGAGTAGTTTTGCGCCATGGAATCGGCATTGGATTATCACAGCGCCCGGGCCCTCTTGGCCTGGCAGATCGAACTGGGCGCGACCGAGGCCCTGTGCGAAACCCCTGTGAACCGCTACGAGCTGGAGCAGCAGGCGCGCAAAGCCGCCCGCGATGCGCAGCCCGAAGCGGTGAAGCCCGGTCACATCCAGCGCCCGCCTGAAGTGGACCCGGTCGAGGTCGCCCAAAA
It encodes:
- a CDS encoding aspartate carbamoyltransferase catalytic subunit, translating into MSHASPAPTGPSFAARHLLGIEHLKPHEITEILDLADTYVDLNRRPEKHSDVLAGLTQINMFFENSTRTQASFELAGKRLGADVMNMAMQASSIKKGETLIDTAMTLNAMHPDLLVVRHPHSGAVDLLAQKVNCAVLNAGDGRHEHPTQALLDALTIRRATGRLHRLNIAICGDIAHSRVARSNLILLGKMENRIRLIGPPTLVPGHFAEFGAEIYDDMREGLQDVDVVMMLRLQKERMDGGFIPSEREYYHRYGLDAEKLALAKPDAIVMHPGPMNRGVEIDGTIADDINRSVIQEQVEMGVAVRMAAMDLLARNLRADRMEKAG